GAGCGTCGGCGCGAGAGTTTTCTCCGCCCACTGCTTTTCGCCATCGGAAGGATGGCGGTTCTCAAAAACATCGGCGATCGGGCGCTCGGCGACTTGCGGTTTCAGCGGCTTCTTTTCCATGCGGACCCCAGTGCTCTGATTCGATGATAGGGAAGTGAGAGCGGCGGAGCAAGGCGGGAGCGTGCGGTTAAAACGACCGGTCGGTCAGGGTCCGCTAGAGAAGGATCCGCGTACTCACGATCGCAAGCTCACAGAAGATACAATGTCATCCTGAACCCGGCGCAAGCCGGGTGAAGGACCGTACGACGGCCCGCAGCATTGATGCAGTTTGGAAGGATTGCGTTGATGCGGGCAGCGTAAACGCGCTTGTAAACCGCACCACAAGCGCCAACTGCCGTAAGGTCTCTCGCGCCGGCTGCGCCGCCGCTCAGGATGACAATTTGTTTTGAGAGCGCGACAGCTCCCACGCCTTGGCATATTTCCACGAAACATAGACCGCGTGATAAAGATGCAGGAGCAGGCCCTCGCGGCCGTCGAGAAATCCGAGACGAAAAAAATAGTTGTAGACAAATGTCAGCAGCGGGCGCAGCACGATGTTGGTCACGCTGAACCGAACTTTGTCCTTGCCCTTCGCCGCGACCATCTCCGCGCCGAGCGATGAGTAGTGGTTCATGTGTTCGATGTAGTCGTAGAGCGTGGGGTAGGAGTGGTGGATGATCGCGACGGACGAACCCACGTCGAATTCCTGAGACGGCGCAACTACGTCGCAACCAGGTTTAAGGCTGATATCCTCATGGACGGTGCGATCCTCGAAGCGACCAAGACCCCGCCAAAACATACGCAACTTCACGTCCGGCCAAAAGCCACCGTGGCGAATCCAGCGACCGAGGAAGTAGTTCCGCCGGGCAAACCGCAGGCCCATTCCCGCATACCCTTTCCCCGGAGGTGGAAACAATATTAAGGGCAGCAACTTCCGCATTTCCTCGCTAATTTCCTCGTCTGCGTCGAGGCTCAGAATCCAATCGCCGGTGGCTTTGTCGATGGCTGAATTCTTTTGCGCGGCGTAGCCTTTCCATTCCTCGATGAAGACTTTTGCGCCGAACGACTTTGCAATCTCTACGGTACGGTCGGTTGAGCCCGAGTCGACGACGATGATTTCTCCTTTGCCGTCAGCGACCAGAGGCTTCACGCTGGCGAGCGTGCGAGCGAGGTTGGCTTCTTCGTTATAAGTGATGATGACGACCGAGAGGTTCATGCGTCCAACGCGGCAATAGTATGCAAGCTCTGGTTCGGACTCGGAATTGTCTCACACTGGATTGATTCGGGGACGTGGTTAAGAAGGCGCGGATGGTGTCTGCGAACAGCAGGTCCCTCGACTGCGTCTTGCGATTGGTGAGGCCAATCGCAAGTCTACGCTCGGGATGACAAGGGTACAAAAACTTCAGGAAGTGTTCCCGCGGGAACACTTTTATGACAATGTTGTACGTACATTTACTGAATTGTAAGTACATGCTTGCCCGGTTCCTCTTACCTGGTTCCTCCCGGAGGCGAGGCTCGAACCGGGGGTGCGGACTGATCCGCCGGCGCTGGGTTCGTCACTGGGGCCACATAGGGGACGTTCGGCAAGTGCGTGACCTGGCCGCGGGTGGCTTCGGCGACGTTGATGCCGGCGTGATCGAGGAGCAATCCCGTGGCGCGATCGAGTTCGATGCGCGACTTCTCATAGGCGGCTTTCGCCGACACCAGATTGGATTCGCCGGTCGTGAGCGTGGCGGCGTCCTGAAGGATTGCGGTTTGGGTGGTGAGTCCAACTCTTAGTTTCTGCTGATCGGCGTCGAGAGTTTGGCGCGCGAGATCGACCGCGGACTGTGCGGCTTGCACGGCCACACGATTCTGGCGCACGTCGAATTGCGCGTTGCGGACCTCGATCCGCACCTGATTCTCCAGTTGCCGCTCCCGCACCTGTGCCTGCCGAAATTCCAATTCGCCGCGCACCTGGTTCGATTGCGCCAGGCGATTGCGAATTGGAATGTTCAGGGAAAGGCCAATCCCTTTGTCGGGAGCGGTTGAATTCACAAGTTGTTGTAAGGTTCCGCCATAGCTCATTGAGTTGGCACCGTTAAATACTGGCGGGGAGGTGCAGGCGGCGCCGGAAGATAATGTGCACTGCGGGTTCAGGTTTCCACCAAGGCCGGAACCACCGTAGTAGGCGAAGGCATCGAGGGTGGGCAACAGTGCATTGCGGACAGCCTTGTTGCTGATGTCGCGGGAGTTCAGGTCGATGCGCGACTCCACCAGTTCGGCACGATGCTGAAGTGCATCATTAATCATCTCCTGGATCGGCATTACCGGTTCCTGCTGCGGAAGTTCCTCGGTTGACGTGGGGATGACGTCGGCCTCTGCCAGCAGAGGATCGTCGATGCTGCGGCTAAGGGCATTCTTCATCAGCAATTCCTGAAGTTGCAAATTGTTCTGGGCCACGATCAGATTCTGCTGGTCGGTAGCGACCGTGCTCTGGGCGCTGACCACCTGGATGGGAGGGACGGTTCCCACCTGGGACTGGCGCTTGGCATCGTCGAGCGCCTTTTGCCCATAGGTCAGGGCTTCCTGCTGAACGCGCACGTTTTCGTAGGCGAAGACCAGATCCCAGTACATATTTTCGATTTGGTCCACGGTGGTGATGACTTGCAGGCGGAAGGCGACGTCGGAAATCTCGCGATTGTTTTTAGCGATACGGATGAAGCGCGTGTTGGAGAGAAGCCCGAAGCCTTGCAGCAGATTTTGCGAGACCTTGAATTGAAAGTTCGAGCCCAGTTGCGGGGTGAGCAGGCTGGCGGTGCTGTTGGTGGTGAGATGGGTATTATTAAAGCCCGCGGTCAAAGTAGTGCCCCACTGAAATCCCTGGGTATAGCCCAAGTCGGCCGTATAAGTATTTTGGGCAATGATGCCGCCGGGTGCGGGGCTAAAGACGCTGGTCGATATGGTGTTATTTTTGTCGAGCTGCAAGCTGCCCGTGAGCTGAGGATCGAAGCTGGTAATGGGCGATCCGATGCCGAGAGTGGAACTAACCAGTCCGTTGGTGCCAGTGCCGGCGCCGCCGGCGGCGATGGTTGTGCCTCCGGTGCCGGAACCGACGGTGCCGCCGAGTCCGCCGACGCCGCCGCCGGGCGTGTTCTGCACGATGCCGGTATTGACGCCGAGAATGGTGGCGCCGGACTTGGCGCGCAGCAGGTCGGCTTCGGCGATGTTGAGATTGTAGCGCGCAATGTCGAGATCAAGATTGTTCTCGAGGGCGAGAGCGACGGCGTCGTCAATGGACAGATAGATCTTGCCGTCGCGCATGAGCGCGTCGATGCGCGGGGAGTTGCCGAGATTAGGCGGCGCCAGTTGCTGCTGCTTGTAGGGTAGCAGCAGATGCGGAAAGGCCGAGCGGGGAACGGAATAATCTTTTAGCAGAGCGGGCTGGGAGAGAGCGGGCTGGGGCTGCGCGGGTTCGGGCGCGGCCGGAGGCACGGCCTGCGCAGCGGTAGCGGTGGGAGCAGCAGCCTGTGCAGACAAGCGGGGCGGGACAGTCGCGACAAAAACGGTAGCCATCAGAATGAATAAGATGGACGCGAGCGCCAGGGGCAACCGCCGGACGACAGAAGTTAGACGCGATGAGAGCATAGGTCTTCTCCTTGCAGATCTCGTTGCTGTCTGTTGCATAAGGGGCATGCAGGCTTGCGATCGGGACTTGCCATCTGCGCTCAATGTGCAGTAACGCGAGCTTTGGATGCAATCAAGTGTCACTCCATCTTAGCGGGAGAAGTTTCCGGGAAACGCCGGGGGATTGTAAAGAATTGTGCGGCGGAAATGAAATGAAGAGGCGCCGCCGTCCGGCCAAGACAACGGCGCCCTGTAGAAGCGTACACAGCCTACTGCGGTGGCGGTGGCGTGGCCGACGGCAAGTCTTTGCGCGGGGCGACGTCGGGAACGTTGGGCATACGGGTGACTTGACCCTTGGCGGCGTCGTCGACGCTGACTCCCGCGCGGTCGAGCGTTGAACCGACCGCGCGATCGAGTTCGACACGCGATTTTTCATAAGCGGCCATGGCCGAGACGAGTGTCGATTCCGCCGTCGCCAGAGCGCTGCGGTTCTGTAAAACCAGCGTAGTGGTGGAGGTGCCGAACTGGAATTTTTTCTGTTCGGCGTCGAGCGATTGTTTCGCATAATCCACCGCGGCTTGGGCGGAAGCGACGCTGGCTCGATTCTGCTCCACTCCAAACTGGGCGTTGCGCACCTCGATGCTGATGCGGTTTTCGGTTTGTTGCAGCGCCATCTGGGCCTGCTGATACTCCAGCTCGGAGCGGATCTGCACGGCTTGCGCGGCTCGATTGCGGATCGGGATGTTCAGAGTCAAACCGACGCCTTTATCGGGATTGGAAGAGTTCACGAGCTGGTTCAAGGTGCTTCCGATAGGCGTGGTTGGAAACGTAAAATCCAGGCCGCTGGGGCCACCAGTCGGACTGGCGCAACCGAATTCAAGCTGTAATTGGGTCGGAGGGTTCGCGCATACGCCGAGAGGACTCTGATTACCGCCAATTCCGGCTCCGCCGTAATAGGCGAATAGGTTCAGCGTAGGTAGCAGCGCATTGCGCACCGCCCGGTTGCTGATCTCAGTCGTATTCAACTGGATGCGTTGCTCCACAACATCAGCTCGATGCCTTAGCGCTTCGTTCACCAAATCTTCAGTGGGCTGTATCTGTTCGTTCTGCGGCACTTCCATAGTGGATGTGGGGATCACTTCCGCGCTCGCCAGGTGAGGATCGCGCAGCGTGCGGCTGAGCGCATTCTTCATCAGCAACTGTTCTAACTGCAGGTTGGTTTGAGCAACCGTGAGCAACTGCTGGTCCTGCGCCACCGTGCTCTGAGCACGAACCGCTTCGATCGGGGCTAGGCTGCCGATCTCCACTTGTTTCTTGGTGTCGGAAAGCGTTCTTTCGGCAAATGCCAGGGACTCCTGCTGCACGCGCATGTTTTCGTAGGCGTATACCAGATCCCAGTACATGTCTTGAATCTGGTTCACTGTGGTGATGACTTGCAGGCGGAAGGCTACATCCGACAGCTCGCGGTTGTTCTTGGCGATTCGAATGAAGCGGGTATTGGCGGGGAAGCCAAGTCCCTGGAGAATCGGCTGAGTGAGCGTCAGTTTAAAATTAGAGCTTAGGGACGGGCTCACAGCGGAGAAGAAGCTATTCGTCGTTTGCCTGCTGTTATTGAAGCCTATCGATAGATCCGTGCCCCAATGGAAGCCCTGGCTGTAAGTAAAATTCACCGTGCCAGTATTCTGAACCAGGTGCGACCCCGGTTCGACCCCCTGGAAGATGCTAACTGCGGTCTGGGAGAGATGATCTTCCTGTAGCGTGCCGGTGACGATCGGGTCGAAACTAGTGATGAGGGAGCCCATACCCAGCGTGGAGCCGACCAGTCCGCCTGCGCCTGCGCCCGCTCCGCCTGCGCCGAGGCTGGTGCCGCCGGAGCCGGAACCGACCTGCGAGCCGAGGCCGCCGACGCCCGCGCCAGGAGTGTTCTGCACGATACCCGTATTGACCCCGAGCGTGGTGGCGCCGGCGCGCGCACGCAACACGTCAGTATCGGCAATGTTCAAATTGTAGCGCGCGATGGCGATGTCGAGATTGTTCTCCAGCGCCAGCGCGACCGCGTCATTCAACGACAGGTAGATCTTGCCGTCGTGCATGAGCTGGTCAATCCGCGCCGTGTTCGCCAAATTAGGCGCGGAAAGGTGGCGGGCCGTGTAGGGTCCGATGGGGTTGGGAAAATGAGACACCGGCCGGGCGTAGTTCAGTGCCGGCACCGGCTTTGTTTCAGGCGTGTTCTGCGGGGTCGGGGCCGTGGGCGGCTCCTGAGCCAGGGATGTAAGGGTCAGGGTAGCGAATAAGCAGGCAGCGGCGGCGAGCCGTACGGTCGAGGCTAAACGTGCAAATGGCATCTACTCTTCTCCGTTGATATAAGAACCGAACCGATTAAGGTCCTACTGACTGAATTCTTGCGAATACACCCATCTTCAATGCACTTGCTTCAATGCACTTGGGTTTCGTCTGCGACGCCAAGACACCCCAAAAATAACGTTCTGTCAGGCGTTGGTACGCTAAAGACTGGCGGAAGGTTCCAGAAAGCCGGAAGAAAGTTGACCCTTCACGTCCTGCTGCTGGTTCGAACTCGTCCGATAGTCTCGAAGCTCGGAAGTCGGCGGAAAGCATTCAGTATAGCTGACTGGAAGTGCGCTTGACCTGCACCGCATCGCTGCTCGATCCGATGCATTTCGAACTTGTATATTTCGAACTGGTACATTGCTTTGGAAGCCAGAATGCCATTGGATGAAGCGGCCGGGGCGGGGGACTCGAAAGATCGTGACTCGAAAGATCGTAATGCGCAGGATCGTAGTTTGAAAGATCGTAGTTTGAAAGATCGTAGTTTGAAAGATCGAGGGATGCGCAATCTCAAATTGATTCTCTCCTACGACGGAACCGAATTTTCGGGATGGCAAGTGCAGCCCGATGCTCCGACAGTGCAAGGCACACTTGCCTCAGCCATTGGACGCATTACCGGCGAAAAGGTATTGCCGCAGGGGTCAGGCCGGACCGACGCGGGAGTACATGCGTTGGCGCAGGTTGTGACATTTGTCACGGAGTCTTCCGTTCCTACAGAGAATTTTGTGAGGGCGCTGAACGATAATTTGCCGGCGTCGGTGCGCGTGCTGGAAGTCGCGGAGGCGGCGTCCGAGTTTCATGCGCGACATTCGGCGCGGGCGAAGACGTATCGGTATCGAATTTATCGGGAGGCGATCCGTCCGCCATT
Above is a window of Candidatus Sulfotelmatobacter sp. DNA encoding:
- a CDS encoding TolC family protein, which encodes MPFARLASTVRLAAAACLFATLTLTSLAQEPPTAPTPQNTPETKPVPALNYARPVSHFPNPIGPYTARHLSAPNLANTARIDQLMHDGKIYLSLNDAVALALENNLDIAIARYNLNIADTDVLRARAGATTLGVNTGIVQNTPGAGVGGLGSQVGSGSGGTSLGAGGAGAGAGGLVGSTLGMGSLITSFDPIVTGTLQEDHLSQTAVSIFQGVEPGSHLVQNTGTVNFTYSQGFHWGTDLSIGFNNSRQTTNSFFSAVSPSLSSNFKLTLTQPILQGLGFPANTRFIRIAKNNRELSDVAFRLQVITTVNQIQDMYWDLVYAYENMRVQQESLAFAERTLSDTKKQVEIGSLAPIEAVRAQSTVAQDQQLLTVAQTNLQLEQLLMKNALSRTLRDPHLASAEVIPTSTMEVPQNEQIQPTEDLVNEALRHRADVVEQRIQLNTTEISNRAVRNALLPTLNLFAYYGGAGIGGNQSPLGVCANPPTQLQLEFGCASPTGGPSGLDFTFPTTPIGSTLNQLVNSSNPDKGVGLTLNIPIRNRAAQAVQIRSELEYQQAQMALQQTENRISIEVRNAQFGVEQNRASVASAQAAVDYAKQSLDAEQKKFQFGTSTTTLVLQNRSALATAESTLVSAMAAYEKSRVELDRAVGSTLDRAGVSVDDAAKGQVTRMPNVPDVAPRKDLPSATPPPPQ
- a CDS encoding TolC family protein, with protein sequence MLSSRLTSVVRRLPLALASILFILMATVFVATVPPRLSAQAAAPTATAAQAVPPAAPEPAQPQPALSQPALLKDYSVPRSAFPHLLLPYKQQQLAPPNLGNSPRIDALMRDGKIYLSIDDAVALALENNLDLDIARYNLNIAEADLLRAKSGATILGVNTGIVQNTPGGGVGGLGGTVGSGTGGTTIAAGGAGTGTNGLVSSTLGIGSPITSFDPQLTGSLQLDKNNTISTSVFSPAPGGIIAQNTYTADLGYTQGFQWGTTLTAGFNNTHLTTNSTASLLTPQLGSNFQFKVSQNLLQGFGLLSNTRFIRIAKNNREISDVAFRLQVITTVDQIENMYWDLVFAYENVRVQQEALTYGQKALDDAKRQSQVGTVPPIQVVSAQSTVATDQQNLIVAQNNLQLQELLMKNALSRSIDDPLLAEADVIPTSTEELPQQEPVMPIQEMINDALQHRAELVESRIDLNSRDISNKAVRNALLPTLDAFAYYGGSGLGGNLNPQCTLSSGAACTSPPVFNGANSMSYGGTLQQLVNSTAPDKGIGLSLNIPIRNRLAQSNQVRGELEFRQAQVRERQLENQVRIEVRNAQFDVRQNRVAVQAAQSAVDLARQTLDADQQKLRVGLTTQTAILQDAATLTTGESNLVSAKAAYEKSRIELDRATGLLLDHAGINVAEATRGQVTHLPNVPYVAPVTNPAPADQSAPPVRASPPGGTR
- the truA gene encoding tRNA pseudouridine(38-40) synthase TruA — its product is MPLDEAAGAGDSKDRDSKDRNAQDRSLKDRSLKDRSLKDRGMRNLKLILSYDGTEFSGWQVQPDAPTVQGTLASAIGRITGEKVLPQGSGRTDAGVHALAQVVTFVTESSVPTENFVRALNDNLPASVRVLEVAEAASEFHARHSARAKTYRYRIYREAIRPPFLARYVWHYPYPLVEEAMERAAELVVGAHDFTSFAAVDPERATDDLRCEKDVNHEGNEGSRRNPVGSNVRRIFSSSWERTGDELVYTVRGSGFLHHMVRNLVGTFILVGKGTLQIEDLGRILAARNRSAAGATAPASGLYLVSVEY
- a CDS encoding glycosyltransferase family 2 protein; this translates as MNLSVVIITYNEEANLARTLASVKPLVADGKGEIIVVDSGSTDRTVEIAKSFGAKVFIEEWKGYAAQKNSAIDKATGDWILSLDADEEISEEMRKLLPLILFPPPGKGYAGMGLRFARRNYFLGRWIRHGGFWPDVKLRMFWRGLGRFEDRTVHEDISLKPGCDVVAPSQEFDVGSSVAIIHHSYPTLYDYIEHMNHYSSLGAEMVAAKGKDKVRFSVTNIVLRPLLTFVYNYFFRLGFLDGREGLLLHLYHAVYVSWKYAKAWELSRSQNKLSS